The Desulfotignum phosphitoxidans DSM 13687 genomic sequence GACAACAGACCGTCTCCTGTGGTATGATCATCCAGAAAAATCATGTGCCCGGAATCTTCCCCGCCCATCACCGCGCCGGTCTCCTGCATTTGAGCCAGGACCTGACGGTCCCCTACCCCGGTCCGGATATGGGTGATACCCATCGCATTCAGGGCCCGGGTCAGACCGATATTGCTCATCACCGTGCTGACCACCCGGTTGTTTGGCAGCTGATTCTTTTTTTTGGCATGTCCGGCACAAATGGCCAGAATCCGGTCCCCCGTGATGATACCGCCGGTTTCATCCACGGCGATCATCCGGTCCGCGTCCCCGTCAAACGCGATCCCGATATCCGCTTTCCGGGTCGTCACTAGTTTTTGAAGGTCCTGAACATGCTGGGATCCGCAATCTTTGTTGATGTTGAACCCGTCCGGTTCATCATGGATGAACACGGCATCAAACAACGCATCATTGAACACCTGATGACAGATATCACTGGCGGCCCCGTTGGAAGCATCCACCACAACCCGGATGCGGGGGGACAGTTTTTTAAAGGGAAACCGGTCCAGCAGAAACCGGGCATATCTTTCCAGACTGTCTGATAGATGTAAAATTTTTCCGACAGTATCTTCTGAAGACCCTTCAGGATCATGAATCACTGCTTCCAGAACCGTTTCCTGGTCATCGGTCAGCTTGATGCCGCCTTTTTGAAAAATTTTTATGCCGTTGTCATAAAACGGATTGTGGGAAGCTGAAATCATCACTCCGGCCCCGACATGTTCCATGGACGCGGCCAGATATGCCACCCCGGGGGTAGGAATCACACCGGCCAGGCATGCGGTGACACCGGCGGATGCCACACCGGCAGCCAACGCGGATGCCAGCATGTCTCCGGAAATCCGGGTGTCTTTGCCGATCACCACCTGGTGTTGTCCCAGATCCCGGGCCATCAGGGCCACGGCCCGGCCGGTTTTAAGTGCGGTTTCACAGGTCATGGGCGGGGTGTTGACCCGACCCCGGATGCCGTCTGTGCCAAACAATCGTGTCATATAAAGTTATCCTAAAAATTTTTCAGACCGTCAAAAGATCCAGCAAGGTTGTTTCTATGTTCAAAAGCCAGTGGGACCCCTGTGTTTTGATTTCCCGGGGCAGACTCTGAATCGCTGTAATATAATCGGTGTCATGTTGGGTGATTTGGTTATTCAGCCATGACACCAGGGTTTCTCCGGAAGCAGACAGTTTTGGCGAATCCAGGACCTGATCTATATATTGGCCCACCGTTTCCATGGTTGCCAGAATCCGGTCATGGGGGCGGGACGTCTTTAATGTATCACAGAATTTTTCCAGCTGACGAATCCGTTCGCCCATACTTTGAACCAGTGTTTTTTGAAGTCCTGATATCAGTTCCCTGGACAGGGGATCACGGGCAAATACGGGACGCACATGGACATACCAGGCATGGAGCGCGGCCAGACCGGCCAGATATTTGATGTTGTGATTAAAGATCCGGACCGCACCGGGATGCACACCGGACCGTCTGGGCAAAGACACCGACCGGGTGTTTCCGGCCAGAATCATCCAATTGGGTCGTTCCTCATCCTTTCTGACGATGGACCCGGCCCCGGTCAGGCATCCGAATCCGATCCGCACCGGCCCCACCAGTCCCCCCTGCCCGCCCAGAAAAACAGGCGGCTGATCCAGCATCACGCCCTGGTGCACATTGCCCATCATGGACGGGGTGGCTTTGTCCTGGTTGGGTGTGTAATTGAAATGAACAAACGAAGATCCCACTTCAGAGTGATTTTTCCGGCTGGTGCCGCCGGCCATGAAACAGTCACAGAAATTGATCAAACTGCCCAAAGTGACAAACGGAAACAACAGGGTCTGTTTGAGCCCCACAGCATGGGCCGCACATGCCTGTTCCTCCAGAATGGTTCCGGTTCTCACATGGGCATTGGATCCAAATACATTATCCCCTAAAAACACGGCCTCCTGGAAAAATCCGCCGTTGAGCCGGACATTTTTTCCCACCAGACAGTTTTCCAGGGTCACGGGTGCTTCATACCCGATCCGGGTTCCGGGCAGAATCAATGTCCGGGAACCGGTAATCCGGCATCCGGGAAACACGGTAATGTCATTGCCGGAAATCCGGTCTATGTCCACATCATCGGCCACATAAACGGATTCCGGATTGGGCATGACCACCCCTTTGGCCCGCAGTTTTTCCTTGATAGGTTCATGATTCGATTTCATGGCATTCACTATTAATCGTCCGGACAGTCCCCTGTCAATATATAATTGATTCTCACGCCAAAATTTTCTTATTACACATTGTTTTTACATATCTAAAAAATACTGATTTACAATTCACCGACAGGCAGATACCATTAAGAGGATTCAAAATCATCTTGAATGCTGCAAAGGAAATTTCAGACATGTATGATTCAGACAGTTTCAACTCACTGAAAACACACGCCAGCCGGATGAATACGCCGGAATTTCATTTAAAACACCTGATCAAAGATCCTTGCCGTCTGACCGATTTTTCCCTGAACATTCCCGGTTTTTTTTATGATTTTTCCCGGCAGCGACTGGACAATAGTGTCAGACAGACATTGAACACCCTGGCCGGCGAAACCCGTGCCAAAGAGATGTTTGTCCAAATGGCGGCCGGCAATCCCGTCAACCCCACGGAAAAAAGGGCCGCACTGCACACGGCTGCCCGGGGATTTCTGGATTCCGGCCTGAAACCGGAAAACACCCAGATTCTCAGTGATATCCGGACAGTGGCTCGAAACATCCGCATTTTTTCACAGGATGTGCACAAAGGCCGCATCACCGGAACCCGGAAAAAAAAATTCACGGATGCCGTTATCGTGGGAATCGGCGGCTCCTATCTGGGCTGTGAATTTGTTTACAAAGCCCTGAAACCCGGCCGGCACCCCAAAATAAATTTACATTTCCTGTCCAATGTGGACATTGACAATTTCGGGCAGATCCTCACTCGGATCGAACCGGACACCTGTTTGTGGATCATTGTGTCCAAATCTTATACCACCACGGAAACCATGGCCAACCTGACCCAGGTTCAGGCGTTTTTGAACCGCCACCACCTGAACCCTGAAGATCATTTGGTGACCATCACGGCCAAAGGCAGCCCCGGGGATGATCCGTCCAATCCCGTGCGGGCCAGCTTTTACATGTTTGATTTCATCGGGGGACGATATTCCGTGTCTTCTGCTGTGGGCGGGGTCCCTTTGAGCCTGGCATTCGGATATGACACATTTGAACAGTTTCTGATCGGTTGCGCCCAAATGGACCGCCATGCCTTTCAGGCCCCGGTGCAGGAAAACATCCCTTTGACCGCTGCGTTAATCAGCATCTGGAATATTCAGATACTGAAATACTCGGCCCAGGCCATCATTCCCTATTCCAGCGCCCTGTCCAAACTGCCCCCCCATGTCCAGCAGGTGTACATGGAAAGCCTGGGTAAAAGCGTGGACATTCACGGTACACCCCTGCCCTGCCCGGCCGGCAGTATTGTTTTCGGAGAACCCGGCACCAATGCCCAGCATTCATTTTTCCAGCTGGCCCACCAGGGCCCGGCATTTCCCGTGGAATTCATCGGGGTGCTCAAACCGGGTTATACCGGAGACCAGGTCACATCCAAAGGGGTGTTCAATCACCAGGAACTGTGGGCCAACCTCATTGCCCAGACACAGGCGCTGGCCAAAGGCCGGGACCATGAAGACCCGGCCCGATCCTTTTCCGGAAACCGGCCGTCATCTCTGGTGGTGATTCCCGATCTCACCCCGGAAAGCGTGGGGCTGCTGTTGTCTTTTTATGAAGCCCGGACCGTGTTTGAAGGATTTATGCTGAACATCAATCCCTTTGACCAGTTCGGGGTGGAACTGGGTAAAATACTGGCATCCGGAATTCGCCGTCAGATGGCAGAAAAAAATGCCGGGACCCCTTCCGGCGGCACACCACCGGACCCGGTCACGGCATTTTATCTCAAAGCGCTTTTCAACGGCCGAATCGATTAAAAAAACCGATAGATGGACGCCCCCCAGGTCAGGCCGGCACCCAGCCCCAGAAACAGCACCGTGTCCCCGGATTTGCCCACCCGCTCTTGGGCCATGGCCTCGTGAAGGGCCAGAGGAATGCTGGCCGCCGTGGTGTTGCCGTATTTTTCGATGTTATGGAATATTTTGGACGGATCCAGTTTCATGAACTGACCATAGGCCTCGTTGATCCGCTTGTTGGCCTGATGCGGTACCACCAGATCGATCTCGTCCAGAGAAATGTTTGCTTTTTCCAGGGCTTCGTGGGTGACCTTGGGCAGCATTCTGACGGCTTTCTTGAAAATCGCCGGTCCATCCATGACCGGATAATACCGGGGATCATCAAAGGGAAGCCCGGGAGGTATGCGCTGCATCAACCGGGATGCCGGCAGTTCCGTCATCAAAGAATCCGCATGATTGCCGTCTGCATGCAGGGCCGATGCCAGCAATCCCACGTTGTCATCCGTATCTACCCCTTCCAAACAGACGGCGGCGGCCCCGTCCCCGAATATCACGGTCACATCCCGTCCCCGGGTGGTTTTATCCAGGCCCGATGAATGCACTTCCCCGCCCACCAGCAGCACACGGTTGGCAAGGCCGGACTTGATATAGGAATCTGCTGTAGCCAGACCATATAAAAAACCGGTGCATTGTTGCCGGATATCCAGTACCGGGGTTTTATTCAGGCCCAGTTTGCCTGCCATCAGGCATCCGGAACCCGGAAACATGATATCCGGACTCAAAGTGGCAAATATGATGAAATCCAGATACTCTGCCTGCCATCCGGCATTGTCTAAGGCCATGCGGGCCGCTTCAGCGCCCAAGTCGGACGCGCCGCAATCTTCATTGATCCAGTACCGCTGCTTGATCCCGGTTCGCTGGCGGATCCATTCATCCGAGGTATCCATCATTTTTTCAAGATCGCGATTGGTCACCACATGGGGGGGCACATACATGCCCGTACCACGTATCGAGGCTTTTTTCATTGATTTTCCTTCAATTACGGTTACCTGTCTTTCGTCCATCTGAAACAGTATTTTCCCATATTTTGATTGACAGGATTATAAAATTTATAATTCAGGGGTTATAATATTAATTGATTCCTAAATCAACCCGATAAACCATCTGAATTTGATGAAAATTTCTTTGACAAAATTTCATATTATTTCTTTACTTCATCCGGAATTTTACATATAGAGTTTATTTATGTTTCGCTCAGTGATTGGTTGATTCCATTTTTCAACTGACCTTTGGAATCAATGAATCGTTAACCTTATTTCAGTTTCAGGAGGTATTATGAGGAAAATTGCTGTTCTAACAGTGGTGGCCTTTTGTGCGGCCATGATGTTCTCGTCTCTGGCCTTTAGTGCCAGAAAAACCATTATCAAAATCGGTATCAATGCCCCGCTGACCGGGGATATCCCCAAGGTGGGTGAAGGTAGCAAATACGCGGCTCAGATGTGGCTGGAAGACATCGAAAACGCCGGGGGACTGGAAGTGGGCGGTAAAAAGTACGAAGTGGAACTGGTCATCGAGGACAATGAGTCCAAGGCGGAATCCGCTGTCAAGGCCAACACCAAAATGATCACTCAGGATGATGTCCTGGCCATTGTGGGACCGCAATCCTCCAAACAGGCCGTGCCGGCCGGTGAGGTGGCCAACAAGTATAAAACCGTGATGATCAGCCCCTGGTCCACCAACCCCAGCACGACCCTGGACCGGCCTTATGTGTTTAGGGGCTGCTTTCTGGATCCGTTCCAGGGACCTGTGGTCGCCAATTTCATCACGGAAGAATTCGGTTTCACCAAAGCGGCCGTACTGTATGATGTGGCGTCCGACTATCCCAAAGGACTGGCAGAGGTGTTCAAACAGGCCTGGGAAGACAAACACGGGGCCGGCAGTGTGGTGGCCTATGAAAGCTTCACCACCAAGGACACGGATTTCTCCTCCCAGCTTACCAAAATCGTTAAATCCGGTGCCGAGGTTCTGTTCACGCCCCAGTATTACAATGAAGTGCCTTTGATCGTCAGCCAGGCCAAAAACCTGGGCTGGACCGGACCCATTGTGGGTTCTGATTCCTGGGGATCGGCTGAAACCATTGAATTGTGCGGTGAAGACTGCTACGGGCTGTTCTTTTCCTCCCATTACGCAGCCGCCGGTGCCAAAGGTGCCACCAAAGCCTTTATCGACCGGTATGAAAAAACCTATGGCTATATCCCCGACGATGTCGCCGCTTTGACCTGGGATGCGCTTCGCTTAGCCCAGCAGGCGATTCAAGATGCCGGCAAACTCACCGGAAAAATCGAAAAAGACCGGGAAGCGGTCAGAGACGCTCTGGCCCAAATCAAGGATTTTGACGGCATTACCGGTAAAATGACCTTTACCGAAGAAGGCGATCCCATCAAATGTGCCGTTATCGTCAGAATCAACCATCAGGGCGAATATGAATTTTACGGCTCCAGCTGCCCCTGATGTGTGACGATCCCAACCAATAAAATGTGTTAAAGCTGTTGCAGACCCAAAAGGTCTGCAACAGTGATCCAATTCAACAGGAGTCGGTGAATGGAACCTTTGATAGAATCCTTTAATTATATTCTTCAAAACATTATCAATGCCCTGCAGCGGGGCAGTTTTTATGCCGTGATATCCATTGGTTACTCCATGGTGTACGGGGTGTTGATGCTGTTTAACTTTGCCCATGGCGATATTTTCATGGTGGGAACCTATATCGGCTTCGGCATTGCCACGCTATTACTGGCCACATTCAGCGGTCTGGTCCCGCCTCCCGTGATTTTTCTGGCCACCGTGGTGATAACCATGTTTCTGGCATCCTGGATCGGGGTATTTGTGGAAGTCGCCGGGTATCGTCCGTTGCGCCAGGCCCCCCGGGCATCTGCCGCCATCACCGGACTGATGATCGGTATCATCTTTGAAACCACCATCCTGATCATGCTGGGTGCCAAGCGCTTAAGCTTTCCACCGTTGATGGAAACGGTCAACTACCATATCGGGGGCATCTATATCACCAATGTCAAGGCCATGATCATCATCATCTCTTTGCTGCTCATGCTGGCCCTGCACGCCTTTATCCAGAAAACCAAATGGGGCATGGCCATGCGGGCCATGTCATACGATTTTCTGGCCGTTCCCCTCATGGGGGTGTCCATCAATATTATTGCACCCCTGACCTTTGCCGTGGGTGCGGGCCTGGCAGCCGTGGCCGGCATACTGTATGGGCAGGCCTACCCGATTTTAGATCCCTACATGGGGGTGCTGCTGGGATGGAAAGCGTTTGTGGCAGCCATTCTAGGAGGACGCGGCTCCATCAAGGGAGCGGCTTTGGCCGGGTATCTGCTGGGGTTCATAGAAATCTTTGTGGCCACGGTTTTCCCCTCCACCCTGCGGGACTTCATTGCCTATTCCATTATCCTGGTCATCCTGACCTTCAGGCCCAGGGGATTTTTTGGAATGGAACACAGCACCAAGCTGCGTCTTTAATTTCTTGATCCGACACTCACAGGAACGTCAAATGGGAATTTTACAAAAATTCAAACAAATGTTTTCAACAGTACCCATGCTGGGATGGTTTCTGGGTATCCTCGCAGCCGTGCTGATTGAATATTTCTGGGGGTATGATTATATCTCCTATTACCTGGGTCTGCCCAAAATACCGGTGCTGTTCGGCGCATTGATCATGCTCAAGGAACCCGTGATGATCCCCGGTGCCCTTGCCTATGACCTGATCGTTTACGTCATCCCGGTGCTGGCCGTGGCAAAACTTTCCTGTTTTATCACCAACCCCGGGGCTGCCTTGCTGGAAAAGCTGCCGTTGTGGCTTTCCGCGGTCATCCACCTGGTCTGTTTTTATGCCATTCTCCATTTGTGGGCAGGCATTAACGACTACCGGGTCCTGGTGGTCAAACTCACCCTTGTTTCCATTATTCTCACGGTGAGTATCAATGTCATCAACGGGTACCAGGGGGAATTTTCCTGCTCCCATCCCGGGTTCATGGCCTTAGGGGCATATGTGTCTTCCATTCTGACTCTGGTGCTGTTCACCAATGACAAAATTTTCGGCACGGCCCTGCTGCCCCCGGCCCTGGGTCCCTATCTTTTCCCGCTGGTGCTGGTGGTGGGAGGCGCTGCCGCCGCCATCGGTTCACTGGCTGTGGCCATCCCCTCTTTTCGCACCCGGGGGGATTACCTGGCCATTATCTCTCTGGCATTCATGTTTATTGTCAAGTCTGCGGTGGAAAACCTGAACATCATCGGCGGTGCCAGGGGTATGGGGGGACAGCCGGATCTTGCCCCGCTGCCCGTGATTTTTTTCTGGACGATGCTGTGCATCTGGGTCATCCACAACTTTGTCACCTCGATTCTGGGCAAGGCATTGAATACGGTGAGAGATGATGAAGCAGCAGCAGAATCCATGACAGTTAAAACCCGTAAAACAAAAATGACCGCCTTTATGTTCGGTGCTTTCTGGGCCGGTGTAGCCGGCGGTCTTTTTGCCCATGTGCTCACCTATATCAACCCGGGCATGTTCAGCATCAACCGCCTGGCGGAAATTCTGGCCATGGTCTACTTCGGCGGTCTCAACTCCATTGTGGGCTCCATTGTGGGCGCGGTGAGTATCAATGTGCTGGGTGAGGCGTTGCGTCCCCTGGAACTGTTCAAATGGATCATCATTCCGTTGATTCTGATCTTTGTCATGATTTTCAGGCCCTATGGGCTGATCTCTTTTACGGAGATCAATGCAAAAAAACTGCTGGAAGCCAAACACAAACGCCAACAAGGAGTGTCCCCATGACCGCACTGCTGCATGTTGAAAACATGACCCATTTTTTCGGCGGGCTGCGGGCTGTTCATAACTATAACCTGAACATTGCACCCAGACAGATTTTCGGTCTCATCGGCCCCAACGGGGCCGGCAAAACCACTATTTTCAACCTGATCACCGGGGTGTACACCCCTACGGAAGGAAAGATTCGGCTGGAAAACAAAAACATCAAAGGCCTTGAAACCAATCAGATCGCCGCCATGGGCCTGGGCCGGACATTCCAGAACCTGGCGTTGTGGCGGCATATGAATGTGGTGGACCATATCCGCATGGCCCATTATGCACAGCTGGACTATGGGCTGCTGGGGGCGTTTTTCAACTCTCGTGCCTGTCGGGACCAGGAAAACCGGGTCAGGGAAAATGCCCACCGTCTCATG encodes the following:
- the glmM gene encoding phosphoglucosamine mutase, with protein sequence MTRLFGTDGIRGRVNTPPMTCETALKTGRAVALMARDLGQHQVVIGKDTRISGDMLASALAAGVASAGVTACLAGVIPTPGVAYLAASMEHVGAGVMISASHNPFYDNGIKIFQKGGIKLTDDQETVLEAVIHDPEGSSEDTVGKILHLSDSLERYARFLLDRFPFKKLSPRIRVVVDASNGAASDICHQVFNDALFDAVFIHDEPDGFNINKDCGSQHVQDLQKLVTTRKADIGIAFDGDADRMIAVDETGGIITGDRILAICAGHAKKKNQLPNNRVVSTVMSNIGLTRALNAMGITHIRTGVGDRQVLAQMQETGAVMGGEDSGHMIFLDDHTTGDGLLSALRLITVMAETGRPLSDLASVMQVFPQVLKNVKVDASRPDFMQIPGISEVIEAVSSRLGENGRVLVRYSGTQPLLRVMVEGPDKALTLAGCDQICQAIHAHI
- a CDS encoding glucose-6-phosphate isomerase; translated protein: MYDSDSFNSLKTHASRMNTPEFHLKHLIKDPCRLTDFSLNIPGFFYDFSRQRLDNSVRQTLNTLAGETRAKEMFVQMAAGNPVNPTEKRAALHTAARGFLDSGLKPENTQILSDIRTVARNIRIFSQDVHKGRITGTRKKKFTDAVIVGIGGSYLGCEFVYKALKPGRHPKINLHFLSNVDIDNFGQILTRIEPDTCLWIIVSKSYTTTETMANLTQVQAFLNRHHLNPEDHLVTITAKGSPGDDPSNPVRASFYMFDFIGGRYSVSSAVGGVPLSLAFGYDTFEQFLIGCAQMDRHAFQAPVQENIPLTAALISIWNIQILKYSAQAIIPYSSALSKLPPHVQQVYMESLGKSVDIHGTPLPCPAGSIVFGEPGTNAQHSFFQLAHQGPAFPVEFIGVLKPGYTGDQVTSKGVFNHQELWANLIAQTQALAKGRDHEDPARSFSGNRPSSLVVIPDLTPESVGLLLSFYEARTVFEGFMLNINPFDQFGVELGKILASGIRRQMAEKNAGTPSGGTPPDPVTAFYLKALFNGRID
- a CDS encoding 3-oxoacyl-ACP synthase III family protein; this translates as MKKASIRGTGMYVPPHVVTNRDLEKMMDTSDEWIRQRTGIKQRYWINEDCGASDLGAEAARMALDNAGWQAEYLDFIIFATLSPDIMFPGSGCLMAGKLGLNKTPVLDIRQQCTGFLYGLATADSYIKSGLANRVLLVGGEVHSSGLDKTTRGRDVTVIFGDGAAAVCLEGVDTDDNVGLLASALHADGNHADSLMTELPASRLMQRIPPGLPFDDPRYYPVMDGPAIFKKAVRMLPKVTHEALEKANISLDEIDLVVPHQANKRINEAYGQFMKLDPSKIFHNIEKYGNTTAASIPLALHEAMAQERVGKSGDTVLFLGLGAGLTWGASIYRFF
- a CDS encoding ABC transporter substrate-binding protein; the protein is MRKIAVLTVVAFCAAMMFSSLAFSARKTIIKIGINAPLTGDIPKVGEGSKYAAQMWLEDIENAGGLEVGGKKYEVELVIEDNESKAESAVKANTKMITQDDVLAIVGPQSSKQAVPAGEVANKYKTVMISPWSTNPSTTLDRPYVFRGCFLDPFQGPVVANFITEEFGFTKAAVLYDVASDYPKGLAEVFKQAWEDKHGAGSVVAYESFTTKDTDFSSQLTKIVKSGAEVLFTPQYYNEVPLIVSQAKNLGWTGPIVGSDSWGSAETIELCGEDCYGLFFSSHYAAAGAKGATKAFIDRYEKTYGYIPDDVAALTWDALRLAQQAIQDAGKLTGKIEKDREAVRDALAQIKDFDGITGKMTFTEEGDPIKCAVIVRINHQGEYEFYGSSCP
- a CDS encoding branched-chain amino acid ABC transporter permease, which translates into the protein MEPLIESFNYILQNIINALQRGSFYAVISIGYSMVYGVLMLFNFAHGDIFMVGTYIGFGIATLLLATFSGLVPPPVIFLATVVITMFLASWIGVFVEVAGYRPLRQAPRASAAITGLMIGIIFETTILIMLGAKRLSFPPLMETVNYHIGGIYITNVKAMIIIISLLLMLALHAFIQKTKWGMAMRAMSYDFLAVPLMGVSINIIAPLTFAVGAGLAAVAGILYGQAYPILDPYMGVLLGWKAFVAAILGGRGSIKGAALAGYLLGFIEIFVATVFPSTLRDFIAYSIILVILTFRPRGFFGMEHSTKLRL
- a CDS encoding branched-chain amino acid ABC transporter permease; this translates as MGILQKFKQMFSTVPMLGWFLGILAAVLIEYFWGYDYISYYLGLPKIPVLFGALIMLKEPVMIPGALAYDLIVYVIPVLAVAKLSCFITNPGAALLEKLPLWLSAVIHLVCFYAILHLWAGINDYRVLVVKLTLVSIILTVSINVINGYQGEFSCSHPGFMALGAYVSSILTLVLFTNDKIFGTALLPPALGPYLFPLVLVVGGAAAAIGSLAVAIPSFRTRGDYLAIISLAFMFIVKSAVENLNIIGGARGMGGQPDLAPLPVIFFWTMLCIWVIHNFVTSILGKALNTVRDDEAAAESMTVKTRKTKMTAFMFGAFWAGVAGGLFAHVLTYINPGMFSINRLAEILAMVYFGGLNSIVGSIVGAVSINVLGEALRPLELFKWIIIPLILIFVMIFRPYGLISFTEINAKKLLEAKHKRQQGVSP
- a CDS encoding ABC transporter ATP-binding protein — translated: MTALLHVENMTHFFGGLRAVHNYNLNIAPRQIFGLIGPNGAGKTTIFNLITGVYTPTEGKIRLENKNIKGLETNQIAAMGLGRTFQNLALWRHMNVVDHIRMAHYAQLDYGLLGAFFNSRACRDQENRVRENAHRLMQLFDIEKYADDLVTSLPYGAQRRVEMARAMATKPKVLFLDEPTAGMTPDELVKMIRIIRQVHQDFNVAIFLIEHRMKFVMELCETIQTLVFGEVIAQGPPEEIQNNPQVIEAYLGKEDMT